In Agromyces archimandritae, one genomic interval encodes:
- a CDS encoding MarR family winged helix-turn-helix transcriptional regulator, translated as MSDRQLTVNAWESLFRAQVSVMRALTAEFPSEIISLNEYDVMFILSRQEDRSLRLRDINRMTLITQPSVSRLVDRLVARGLLAKRDDPSDGRGTIVSLTDAGFDLFRRVAVSHMQSITTHMQALDDDELRELTALSDKIRTGVHDSAAPGTPLPE; from the coding sequence GTGTCCGATCGCCAGCTCACGGTCAACGCCTGGGAGTCGCTGTTCCGCGCCCAGGTGAGCGTCATGCGCGCCCTCACCGCCGAGTTCCCGTCCGAGATCATCTCGCTGAACGAGTACGACGTGATGTTCATCCTGTCGCGGCAGGAGGATCGGAGCCTGCGCCTGCGCGACATCAACCGCATGACACTCATCACCCAGCCGAGCGTCAGCCGCCTCGTCGACCGGCTCGTCGCCCGCGGGCTGCTCGCCAAACGCGACGACCCGAGCGACGGCCGGGGCACGATCGTCTCGCTGACGGATGCCGGGTTCGACCTCTTCCGCCGCGTCGCCGTCTCGCACATGCAGTCGATCACCACGCATATGCAGGCGCTCGACGACGACGAGCTGCGCGAGCTCACCGCACTCAGCGACAAGATCCGTACGGGCGTGCACGACTCGGCCGCGCCGGGCACGCCGCTGCCCGAGTAG
- a CDS encoding Ig-like domain-containing protein, with product MTSGEAGPVDGTATLRVYRAGEDTVLLTIGDIPVTAGDVEFTIPGGELQTGAYEVALAFDGTDELASSMSERVPLEVVASTVTFASSDLDSVYDDRTSGTITVTLVSTTFALDPEGPGSVTLYRPVGADYERVDGPIPLAFTAVEPGGTGQAAASFTSNLSLPVGDYVAQAVFDGAGGVSGNTSGIIRFAVTQAESATTVTAAPSSGPYPGPVTFTATVANDSGTAAVPDGTVDFSVDGVLVGSAPLVDGVAEWTASDVGAGDHIVSAAYSGSSGFAASTGQAPFSFTPAEVEVTVTPSTGEWPYGIGVTGTVSVDPTGTAPPPSQGTVDVTLTSTLPPDRTMTVTDIPVQGGIADFGFPAGIVPQTVGGYTITAEYSGGPDYEPAVTTRGAPIAVVLAHTSLVIDALEPAPVPYGEGGLATVTIRNDDSPLPVQEGRIVILVDGMPAPGAEAEVFGGAVSGNAVTVSGIPVPMAGFAPGEHELTAAYVPATTPRPPDLPRVPNFSASVSPPFTVTVDPAPTVTTVTADPAVTRGQPIGASAAVTAGGGVPEGTIVFRLVDAAGTVVHEFPAAELVAGETGLLSLTPDWSRIPTGDYTLTATFTATPGTEWGASEGAAPVTVVAPTPGPTPGPTPGPKPGPTPSPGPLPGTGADAAGPALAGGLLLLGGLALLLRRRRAG from the coding sequence GTGACGAGCGGGGAAGCCGGCCCGGTCGACGGCACGGCGACGCTCCGCGTGTACCGGGCCGGCGAGGACACGGTCTTGCTCACCATCGGCGACATTCCCGTCACAGCCGGGGACGTGGAGTTCACCATCCCGGGCGGCGAGTTGCAGACGGGAGCCTACGAGGTCGCGCTCGCCTTCGACGGCACTGACGAACTCGCATCGTCGATGAGCGAGCGGGTTCCGCTCGAAGTCGTCGCCTCGACCGTGACCTTCGCGTCCAGCGACCTCGACTCCGTCTACGACGACCGAACCTCGGGTACGATCACCGTGACGTTGGTGTCGACGACCTTCGCCCTCGACCCCGAGGGGCCCGGCAGCGTGACGCTCTACCGACCGGTCGGGGCGGACTACGAGCGCGTCGACGGACCCATTCCGCTCGCGTTCACCGCCGTCGAACCCGGCGGAACCGGCCAGGCTGCGGCATCGTTCACGAGCAACCTGAGCCTGCCCGTCGGCGACTATGTCGCTCAGGCCGTCTTCGACGGTGCGGGCGGCGTCAGCGGGAACACGAGCGGCATCATCCGCTTCGCCGTGACTCAGGCGGAGAGCGCCACGACCGTCACGGCAGCCCCGTCGAGCGGGCCGTACCCGGGGCCGGTGACCTTCACGGCGACCGTGGCGAACGACTCGGGAACGGCTGCGGTGCCGGACGGGACCGTGGACTTCTCGGTCGACGGCGTGCTCGTCGGCAGCGCGCCCCTCGTCGACGGTGTCGCCGAATGGACCGCATCCGACGTCGGCGCCGGCGACCACATCGTCTCGGCCGCGTACTCCGGCAGCAGCGGCTTCGCGGCATCCACCGGGCAGGCACCGTTCTCCTTCACGCCCGCCGAGGTCGAGGTCACCGTGACCCCGTCCACCGGCGAGTGGCCGTACGGCATCGGAGTCACGGGGACCGTTTCGGTCGACCCGACCGGCACCGCGCCGCCGCCGAGCCAGGGCACCGTCGACGTGACGCTCACCTCGACCCTGCCGCCCGATCGGACCATGACCGTCACCGACATCCCCGTGCAGGGCGGCATCGCGGACTTCGGGTTCCCGGCCGGCATCGTTCCGCAGACCGTCGGGGGCTACACGATCACGGCCGAATACTCCGGCGGCCCCGATTACGAACCCGCGGTCACGACCAGAGGGGCTCCGATCGCCGTCGTCCTGGCGCACACCTCCCTCGTCATCGACGCCCTCGAGCCGGCCCCCGTGCCCTACGGCGAGGGCGGCCTCGCGACCGTCACCATCCGCAACGACGACTCGCCGCTGCCGGTGCAGGAGGGCCGCATCGTCATCCTCGTGGACGGCATGCCCGCCCCCGGCGCCGAAGCCGAGGTGTTCGGCGGCGCCGTCTCGGGCAACGCCGTCACCGTCTCGGGCATCCCCGTGCCGATGGCCGGGTTCGCACCGGGCGAGCACGAACTCACCGCTGCATACGTGCCGGCGACGACCCCGCGACCGCCGGACCTGCCGCGGGTGCCGAACTTCTCCGCCTCGGTGAGCCCGCCGTTCACGGTGACGGTCGACCCGGCCCCGACGGTCACGACGGTGACCGCCGACCCCGCCGTCACCCGCGGGCAGCCCATCGGCGCGAGCGCGGCGGTCACCGCCGGCGGCGGCGTGCCCGAGGGCACGATCGTGTTCCGGCTCGTGGATGCCGCGGGCACCGTCGTCCACGAGTTCCCCGCCGCGGAGCTCGTCGCCGGCGAGACCGGCCTCCTCTCGCTCACCCCCGACTGGAGCCGCATCCCGACCGGCGACTACACCCTCACCGCGACGTTCACCGCAACACCCGGAACCGAGTGGGGCGCCTCGGAGGGGGCCGCGCCCGTCACGGTCGTCGCGCCGACACCGGGCCCGACGCCCGGCCCGACCCCCGGCCCGAAGCCCGGGCCGACGCCTTCGCCGGGCCCGCTGCCCGGCACGGGAGCGGATGCGGCCGGCCCGGCGCTCGCCGGCGGGCTGCTCCTCCTCGGCGGGCTCGCGCTCCTGCTGCGCCGGCGGCGCGCGGGCTGA
- a CDS encoding GNAT family N-acetyltransferase, with the protein MTSDDRIEVTRDDAASRYELRVNGTPEGFAAYTAEPGRITFTHTEVFPGHEGEGLGSALAKAALDDAVARGEQIVPVCPFIAAYVKRHREYDDAVRPAD; encoded by the coding sequence ATGACGAGCGACGACCGCATCGAGGTGACGCGCGACGACGCCGCGTCGCGCTACGAGCTGCGCGTGAACGGCACGCCGGAGGGCTTCGCCGCCTACACGGCAGAGCCCGGCCGGATCACCTTCACGCACACCGAGGTGTTCCCGGGGCATGAGGGCGAGGGGCTCGGTTCGGCGCTCGCGAAGGCGGCGCTCGACGATGCCGTCGCGCGCGGGGAGCAGATCGTGCCGGTGTGCCCGTTCATCGCCGCGTACGTGAAGCGGCATCGCGAGTACGACGACGCGGTGCGCCCCGCGGACTGA
- a CDS encoding helix-turn-helix domain-containing protein, translated as MPTVPIRKYADLGAVMKAAREGRGLTQEELAESLGFGRDYLGSLESGKPGIFAARLFRTLTALGVKVTVSYEHRPR; from the coding sequence ATGCCGACCGTACCCATTCGCAAGTACGCCGATCTCGGTGCCGTCATGAAGGCCGCCCGGGAGGGCCGGGGTCTCACGCAGGAGGAACTCGCGGAGTCGCTCGGTTTCGGTCGCGACTATCTCGGTTCGCTCGAGTCGGGCAAACCCGGAATCTTCGCGGCCAGGCTCTTCCGCACCCTGACCGCCCTCGGCGTCAAGGTCACCGTCAGCTATGAGCATCGGCCCCGCTGA
- a CDS encoding AraC family transcriptional regulator, protein MDVLEVQTADDWEDIVSRLFVPLSCLSFEDRFYGRMAHLQLDDRLAIASVTTAGTSAERTARTASHADSDDLHLSLQVNSTGIVSQNERRVRVSPGSVTTYATDEAYHLDYSAPAQRQLIVQVSRSSLGIPNRLIDDSCRRLLVPSNASTRTLFTYASALQDRAPLATATGLDELAETTRDLAATMIRSSFTASGVMPQTSAGLLATIEDHLRHHATDAGLSLEAVAHRHYISRRKLYLLFERVGTTPADYLRRHRLGLARTLLAAGSIPVGEVAFRAGFSDPTTFARAFRREYGCTPREFRGGGAA, encoded by the coding sequence ATGGACGTGCTGGAGGTGCAGACCGCCGACGATTGGGAGGACATCGTCTCGCGGCTCTTCGTCCCCCTGTCGTGCCTGTCGTTCGAAGACCGCTTCTACGGGCGCATGGCGCATCTGCAACTGGACGACCGCCTCGCGATCGCCTCGGTGACGACGGCCGGCACGAGCGCCGAACGCACCGCCCGCACGGCCAGCCACGCCGACAGCGACGACCTGCACCTCTCCCTGCAGGTCAACTCGACCGGCATCGTCTCGCAGAACGAACGCCGGGTGCGCGTCTCGCCGGGGTCGGTGACGACGTATGCGACGGATGAGGCCTACCACCTCGACTACTCGGCGCCGGCGCAGCGCCAGCTCATCGTGCAGGTCTCCCGCAGCTCGCTCGGCATCCCGAACCGGCTCATCGACGATTCCTGCCGCCGGCTGCTGGTGCCCTCGAACGCATCCACCCGCACCCTGTTCACCTACGCCTCCGCCCTGCAGGACCGCGCGCCGCTCGCGACCGCGACCGGCCTCGACGAGCTCGCCGAGACGACCCGCGACCTCGCCGCGACGATGATCCGCTCCTCGTTCACCGCCTCGGGCGTCATGCCCCAGACCTCTGCAGGGCTGCTCGCGACGATCGAGGATCACCTCAGGCATCATGCGACGGATGCCGGCCTGTCGCTCGAGGCGGTCGCCCACCGCCACTACATCTCCCGCCGCAAGCTCTACCTGCTCTTCGAACGGGTCGGCACGACACCGGCCGACTACCTGCGCCGGCACCGCCTCGGCCTCGCGCGCACCCTGCTGGCCGCCGGCAGCATCCCCGTCGGGGAGGTCGCCTTCCGCGCCGGCTTCAGCGACCCCACCACCTTCGCCCGCGCGTTCCGCCGCGAGTACGGCTGCACCCCGCGGGAGTTCCGCGGGGGCGGCGCGGCCTGA
- a CDS encoding type II toxin-antitoxin system HipA family toxin produces MSIGPAELRVLLHGTPLGVLTRAPRRDRARVRVTWDESADPAGVRVSESFTVLPGRAPDVDLVSDFLGGYAPEGNQRTALAAERGIDRDDLFALLREYGGSIAGALTFVDTEDEGRAVPRYEPLRTSALGRLLRRAVEEHDQGARPDSRSTLPGFQPKVLVTAFEDGRWLQPHGGGHSTHILKPQLSSQPSRIYDEFAGHELARHMGLAMFASEIRSAGSMPYLSIERFDRIVEDGRVDLVHQEDAAQALGLDWVSDEVKFQNPALPRDPRRASVFRLAEMVAGLSDQGSLRIFLAQLVMRILLGDNDGHAKNTGVLHLDGADRLTELYDAVPNPYQEGRIDWNMAMAVDGVFDHRRISRDRIVAEARSWGVLAERAIEETVTEVIERFGAALDAVTLPAEASDGLEAGLRWNLERLGSGKEISRPRR; encoded by the coding sequence ATGAGCATCGGCCCCGCTGAGCTGCGGGTTCTTCTGCACGGCACGCCCCTCGGCGTGCTCACCCGCGCACCGCGCCGCGACCGGGCCCGGGTGCGGGTGACTTGGGACGAGTCGGCCGACCCGGCAGGTGTGCGGGTCTCGGAGAGCTTCACCGTCCTGCCCGGCCGAGCACCCGACGTCGACCTCGTCTCCGACTTCCTCGGCGGCTACGCACCCGAGGGCAACCAGCGGACGGCCTTGGCCGCCGAGCGCGGCATCGACCGCGACGACCTGTTCGCGCTGCTTCGCGAATACGGCGGATCCATCGCCGGCGCCCTGACCTTCGTCGACACCGAAGACGAGGGGCGCGCCGTTCCGCGCTACGAGCCGCTCCGCACATCCGCGCTGGGCCGTCTGCTGCGCCGCGCCGTCGAGGAACACGATCAGGGCGCCCGCCCCGACAGTCGATCGACCCTCCCGGGGTTCCAGCCGAAAGTCCTCGTGACCGCATTCGAGGACGGCCGTTGGCTGCAACCGCACGGCGGCGGGCATTCCACGCACATCCTGAAGCCGCAGCTGTCGTCGCAACCCTCACGCATCTACGACGAATTCGCCGGGCACGAACTGGCGCGGCATATGGGCCTCGCGATGTTCGCAAGCGAGATCCGCAGCGCGGGATCGATGCCGTACCTCTCCATCGAACGCTTCGATCGCATCGTCGAAGACGGGCGGGTCGACCTCGTCCACCAGGAGGATGCGGCGCAGGCGCTGGGCCTCGACTGGGTGAGCGACGAGGTGAAGTTCCAGAACCCCGCTCTGCCCCGCGACCCCAGGCGGGCGAGCGTGTTCCGGCTCGCAGAGATGGTCGCCGGGCTCAGCGATCAGGGCTCGCTGCGCATCTTCCTCGCACAGCTGGTCATGCGGATCCTCCTCGGCGACAACGACGGCCACGCGAAGAACACCGGTGTGCTCCACCTCGACGGGGCGGACCGCCTGACCGAGCTCTACGATGCGGTGCCCAATCCGTACCAGGAAGGTCGTATCGACTGGAACATGGCCATGGCCGTCGACGGCGTCTTCGACCATCGTAGGATCAGCCGCGATCGCATCGTCGCCGAAGCCCGCTCCTGGGGCGTGCTCGCCGAACGCGCGATCGAGGAGACCGTCACCGAGGTGATCGAGCGGTTCGGTGCCGCTCTGGATGCCGTCACGCTTCCGGCAGAAGCCTCGGACGGGCTCGAGGCCGGCCTGCGATGGAACCTCGAACGGCTCGGCTCGGGCAAGGAGATCAGCCGACCACGGCGGTGA
- a CDS encoding Ig-like domain-containing protein: protein MALAATIGHGVVTITFQAFETTTAVVLDDSTIPYGGTLSGTVTVTSDDGANAPTGSVTVFGAGFTITVDLVPGPAGVSTGTFEDVAPDPAQAVGGPYTVEASYSQTGAHGESSGSTEYTVEQASTTTIVEPSAPEFSFGTEVGGTIELETDSATLPTGTLVVTLLSGGTPAATQTIRPVSASNAFAFEPPIDTGEYTVHAAFAPDSGNFAGSSGTAAIEVVTATDTEVALALDDPEVTWNESFTGTITVSAGGALYDAAATAVHLVIDGSAYEVTRSGVGTYTFDVALPVGQYLLQATFDGDANASDGVSDSLDGEVVRASSETVATVSPTVAENYPVPVTGEVTVHSDAGSASGDAQLFVFDAAGEPVGAPVDGEVVDGQVSFEIPAGLEAGDYTVQIVYAGTADVAGSASSRMPFEVVATAVAFDIDIAAGLIFNDPVSGTVTLTLQGLATGDPEGTGSLTITGPGGPYTIDGLDYVGQGDGTAVATIPTDPAVILVPGSYHAVAAYDGRDTTVPANTSTSQPFTVAKAATETSGLTLPTDPTYGTDVIASVTVTNVSGTAAGPGGPVVFTFAPETGTPITVTGQLNAAGVAVSDAVRLAAGNYEVTAVYAENGEFLGSSTGPVELVVVQATSNVTVAATPSSVEWSGSPTLEGLVTTDPSGIYLAQTDGVTIAVTGPVTVAPFTVDVADDGTFSATPVAQTFPVGSYSVTATYRGTGDIAGSSTQQASAFDVLPAPTTTTISPDATSFPYGSAVTGRVNVAAQASGVVPPVDGHADVTISGNGIPPVTVRVFSEGPGVASFTIPVQSPPLPRGEYTLVATFADSQNYGSSTSAESTITIGAAPTETLITSVDPDPVDYPHSTLVDVTITAPDSAVPPSGGELVLRIGTDVVRVDAGTGTPTGHTLVFEDIVLPTEIAGAGSWQVTATYEPSEGSDFEGSEDVTNVVVSPAPTTTTLNLDRSAYFEGQLAEADGRTTSEAPLDLDIPDGSEVTVAVFTVDDTEYENPLLIEYVETTSEGDVTGLFAAGLDLAGLAPGDYVAVARFTGAPNVNFARSVSDRVAFTIIPSFTTTTTVTADASVVWGQPIGARGEVVGEEGTPQGTMVFRLVDAAGDVVYTFPAVPVVDGDTGQLTLVPDWSLVPPGEYTLTGEYVPEPRSVWAGSSGEAPVAVVGCASQTVLTIDPNRTREGATVTATAEVTGITPGCTASPEGGTVEFFLDGESIGTSTVNSPAVLDFEAPAPGTYEVTARFLGTTGLGASASLPVELVVIAAPTPGPTPGPLPGTGVDPLGTILGAGVLFLGGLALVLVRRRRRLG, encoded by the coding sequence GTGGCCCTCGCGGCGACGATCGGTCACGGTGTCGTCACGATCACCTTCCAGGCATTCGAGACGACGACCGCGGTCGTGCTCGACGACTCGACGATCCCGTACGGCGGCACGCTGAGCGGTACGGTCACGGTCACCTCGGATGACGGTGCGAATGCCCCGACGGGGAGCGTCACGGTGTTCGGCGCGGGGTTCACGATCACTGTGGATCTCGTGCCCGGCCCGGCCGGAGTGTCGACGGGGACCTTCGAGGATGTCGCCCCCGACCCGGCTCAGGCGGTAGGAGGCCCCTACACCGTGGAGGCGAGTTACTCGCAGACGGGGGCGCACGGCGAGAGCTCCGGCAGTACCGAGTACACCGTCGAGCAGGCATCCACCACGACGATCGTCGAGCCGAGCGCCCCGGAGTTCTCGTTCGGAACCGAGGTCGGCGGCACGATCGAGCTCGAAACGGATTCCGCGACCCTGCCGACCGGGACCCTCGTCGTGACCCTCCTGAGCGGAGGCACTCCGGCGGCGACGCAGACCATCAGGCCGGTCTCCGCATCCAACGCTTTCGCGTTCGAACCGCCCATCGACACCGGCGAGTACACGGTGCATGCGGCCTTCGCCCCCGACTCGGGGAACTTCGCCGGCTCGAGCGGCACCGCCGCGATCGAGGTCGTGACGGCCACCGACACGGAGGTCGCTCTCGCCCTCGACGACCCGGAGGTCACCTGGAACGAGTCGTTCACGGGCACGATCACCGTGTCGGCCGGCGGCGCACTGTACGACGCCGCGGCGACGGCGGTCCATCTGGTCATCGACGGTTCGGCGTACGAGGTGACGCGCAGCGGCGTCGGCACTTATACCTTCGACGTCGCGTTGCCGGTGGGTCAGTACCTCCTCCAGGCGACCTTCGACGGCGACGCGAACGCCTCGGACGGCGTATCGGATTCCCTCGACGGCGAGGTCGTGCGAGCGTCGTCGGAGACCGTCGCGACCGTGTCGCCGACCGTGGCGGAGAACTATCCGGTGCCCGTGACCGGTGAGGTCACCGTCCACTCGGATGCCGGCAGTGCGTCGGGCGACGCGCAGTTGTTCGTGTTCGACGCGGCCGGGGAGCCCGTCGGCGCGCCGGTCGACGGCGAGGTCGTCGACGGGCAGGTGTCGTTCGAGATCCCGGCCGGCCTCGAAGCCGGGGACTACACGGTGCAGATCGTCTACGCGGGCACCGCCGACGTCGCCGGGTCGGCGAGCAGCCGTATGCCGTTCGAAGTCGTCGCCACGGCGGTGGCGTTCGACATCGACATCGCCGCCGGCCTCATCTTCAACGACCCGGTGAGCGGCACCGTCACACTGACGCTCCAGGGGCTCGCGACCGGCGACCCCGAAGGAACGGGATCGCTCACGATCACGGGCCCCGGCGGCCCCTACACCATCGACGGCCTCGATTACGTCGGTCAGGGTGACGGAACGGCCGTGGCCACGATTCCCACGGATCCGGCCGTGATCCTCGTACCCGGCAGCTATCACGCCGTCGCGGCCTACGATGGGCGCGACACCACCGTCCCGGCCAACACCAGCACGTCACAGCCGTTCACCGTCGCGAAGGCGGCGACGGAGACGAGCGGGCTCACCCTGCCGACGGATCCGACGTATGGCACCGATGTGATCGCGTCGGTGACCGTCACGAACGTTTCGGGGACCGCGGCCGGCCCCGGCGGGCCGGTGGTGTTCACCTTCGCACCGGAGACGGGCACCCCGATCACCGTGACGGGGCAGTTGAACGCAGCCGGCGTCGCTGTGTCGGACGCGGTGCGACTGGCCGCCGGCAACTATGAGGTGACGGCGGTCTACGCGGAGAACGGCGAGTTCCTCGGATCGAGCACGGGCCCTGTCGAGCTCGTCGTCGTGCAGGCGACCTCGAACGTCACGGTCGCCGCGACTCCGTCGAGCGTGGAGTGGAGCGGCAGCCCGACGCTCGAGGGGCTGGTCACGACCGATCCGTCCGGTATCTACCTGGCGCAGACGGACGGGGTGACGATCGCGGTCACCGGGCCCGTCACGGTTGCGCCCTTCACCGTGGACGTGGCCGATGACGGCACGTTCTCGGCCACGCCCGTCGCGCAGACGTTCCCGGTCGGCAGCTACTCCGTCACCGCCACCTACCGCGGTACCGGGGATATCGCCGGATCGAGTACGCAGCAGGCATCCGCCTTCGACGTTCTGCCCGCGCCCACCACGACGACGATATCGCCGGACGCAACGAGCTTCCCGTACGGCAGCGCCGTCACCGGACGCGTGAACGTGGCGGCCCAGGCTTCCGGAGTCGTTCCTCCGGTGGACGGGCACGCCGACGTCACGATCTCGGGCAACGGGATCCCGCCGGTCACGGTCCGGGTCTTCTCGGAAGGCCCCGGGGTCGCATCCTTCACGATCCCGGTGCAGAGTCCACCGTTGCCTCGGGGTGAGTACACGCTCGTCGCGACGTTCGCGGACTCGCAGAACTACGGGTCCTCGACCTCTGCGGAATCGACGATCACCATCGGCGCAGCCCCGACCGAGACCCTGATCACCTCGGTCGATCCGGACCCGGTCGACTACCCCCATTCCACACTCGTCGACGTCACGATCACCGCGCCGGACAGTGCGGTTCCGCCGTCGGGCGGCGAACTCGTGCTGCGCATCGGCACGGATGTCGTCCGAGTGGATGCCGGGACGGGGACGCCGACGGGCCACACGCTCGTCTTCGAGGACATCGTTCTTCCGACCGAAATCGCCGGCGCCGGCTCATGGCAGGTGACGGCGACGTACGAGCCGTCGGAGGGCTCGGACTTCGAGGGCTCCGAGGATGTGACGAACGTCGTCGTGAGCCCGGCGCCGACGACGACGACGCTGAACCTCGACCGGTCCGCGTATTTCGAGGGCCAGCTCGCCGAGGCCGACGGCCGCACGACGTCCGAAGCGCCTCTCGACCTCGACATCCCGGACGGATCCGAGGTGACGGTCGCGGTCTTCACCGTCGACGACACCGAGTACGAGAACCCGCTTCTCATCGAATACGTCGAGACGACGAGCGAGGGCGATGTGACGGGTCTCTTCGCGGCCGGACTCGACCTCGCGGGCCTCGCACCCGGCGACTACGTCGCCGTCGCACGCTTCACCGGTGCCCCGAACGTGAATTTCGCCCGGTCGGTGTCGGACCGTGTCGCATTCACGATCATCCCGTCGTTCACCACGACCACGACCGTGACGGCCGACGCCTCGGTCGTGTGGGGGCAGCCGATCGGCGCACGCGGCGAGGTCGTCGGCGAAGAGGGGACGCCGCAGGGCACGATGGTGTTCCGGCTGGTGGATGCCGCGGGCGATGTCGTCTACACCTTCCCCGCCGTGCCCGTGGTCGACGGCGACACCGGTCAGCTCACGCTCGTGCCCGACTGGAGCCTGGTGCCGCCGGGCGAGTACACGCTGACCGGCGAGTACGTGCCGGAGCCGCGCTCCGTGTGGGCGGGTTCGAGCGGCGAGGCGCCGGTCGCGGTCGTCGGGTGCGCGTCGCAGACGGTGCTCACGATCGACCCGAACCGCACCCGCGAGGGCGCGACGGTCACCGCGACCGCCGAGGTCACCGGCATCACGCCGGGTTGCACGGCCTCGCCCGAGGGCGGCACCGTCGAGTTCTTCCTCGACGGCGAGTCGATCGGCACGTCGACGGTGAACTCGCCGGCGGTGCTCGACTTCGAGGCCCCGGCCCCCGGCACCTACGAGGTCACCGCGCGCTTCCTCGGCACGACGGGCCTGGGCGCGAGCGCCTCGCTGCCGGTCGAGCTCGTCGTGATCGCCGCGCCGACGCCCGGCCCGACGCCGGGTCCGCTGCCAGGCACGGGCGTCGATCCGCTCGGCACGATCCTCGGCGCCGGCGTGCTGTTCCTCGGCGGCCTCGCCCTCGTGCTCGTCCGCCGGCGCCGCCGGCTCGGCTGA
- a CDS encoding aldehyde dehydrogenase family protein translates to MTFFEQSTWDGRTWIGGWQDGGTVADVVNPATGERIAGVALTTPSDVDRATGLAVDAQRDWAARPAEDRAAVMRRAAALVEAHTDVLAGWLVREAGSGAGKAAFEAGLVAGEFHLAAATATMPYGQLLRSGKPRLSFERRRPVGVVGVISPFNFPAILSARSIAPALALGNAVVHKPDPRTSVTGGLFFAALLEAAGLPAGLFSVLAGRADVGAAIVDEPRIPVISFTGSTEAGRVIGSRAGQLLKRAHLELGGNSALVVLDDVDVPAAASAGAWGSFLHQGQICMTTGRHLVHERVYDEYVGLLAEKADAIPVGDPATGAPLGPLIDAHQRDKVAAIVDESVDAGARLAAGGTHDGLFYRPTVLAEVTPAHPAFAKEIFGPVAPVTRFGSLDELVDLANASEYGLSLGILARDALRAYELAERMPTGILHINDQTVDDESEAPFGGVGLSGTGARFGGHEANIDAFTDTQWVTMQSRIQTYPF, encoded by the coding sequence ATGACGTTCTTCGAACAGTCGACGTGGGACGGCCGCACGTGGATCGGCGGCTGGCAGGACGGCGGCACGGTCGCCGACGTCGTGAACCCGGCGACGGGGGAGCGGATCGCCGGCGTCGCGCTGACGACGCCGTCCGACGTCGACCGGGCCACGGGTCTCGCCGTCGACGCCCAGCGCGACTGGGCGGCCCGACCCGCAGAAGACCGCGCCGCCGTCATGCGCCGCGCCGCAGCCCTCGTCGAAGCGCATACGGACGTGCTCGCCGGCTGGCTCGTGCGCGAGGCGGGCTCGGGCGCCGGCAAGGCCGCCTTCGAAGCGGGCCTCGTCGCCGGCGAGTTCCACCTCGCGGCGGCGACGGCGACGATGCCGTACGGGCAGCTGCTGCGCAGCGGCAAACCGCGCCTGAGCTTCGAACGCCGTCGCCCCGTCGGCGTCGTCGGCGTCATCTCGCCGTTCAACTTCCCGGCGATCCTGTCGGCCCGATCCATCGCGCCCGCCCTCGCGCTCGGCAACGCCGTCGTGCACAAACCCGACCCGCGCACCAGCGTCACCGGCGGCCTCTTCTTCGCCGCCCTGCTCGAAGCGGCCGGGCTGCCCGCCGGCCTGTTCTCGGTGCTCGCCGGCCGCGCAGACGTCGGCGCCGCGATCGTCGACGAGCCCCGCATCCCGGTGATCTCGTTCACCGGATCGACCGAGGCCGGCCGTGTCATCGGGTCGCGGGCGGGCCAGCTGCTGAAGCGCGCCCACCTCGAACTCGGCGGCAACAGCGCCCTCGTCGTGCTCGACGACGTCGATGTGCCGGCCGCCGCATCCGCCGGGGCGTGGGGCTCGTTCCTGCACCAGGGGCAGATCTGCATGACCACCGGCCGCCACCTCGTGCATGAGCGCGTCTACGACGAATACGTGGGCCTCCTCGCCGAGAAGGCCGACGCGATCCCCGTCGGCGATCCGGCGACCGGCGCTCCGCTCGGCCCGCTCATCGACGCCCACCAACGCGACAAGGTGGCCGCGATCGTCGACGAGTCGGTGGATGCCGGGGCGCGCCTGGCCGCCGGCGGCACCCACGACGGCCTGTTCTACCGGCCGACGGTGCTCGCGGAGGTGACGCCGGCGCATCCGGCGTTCGCGAAGGAGATCTTCGGACCCGTCGCACCCGTGACCCGCTTCGGCTCGCTCGACGAACTCGTCGACCTCGCCAACGCGAGCGAGTACGGGCTCTCGCTCGGCATCCTCGCCCGCGACGCCCTGCGCGCCTACGAGCTGGCCGAGCGGATGCCGACGGGCATCCTCCACATCAACGACCAGACCGTCGACGACGAGTCCGAGGCGCCGTTCGGCGGCGTCGGCCTGTCGGGCACGGGCGCCCGCTTCGGCGGGCACGAGGCCAACATCGACGCGTTCACCGACACCCAGTGGGTGACGATGCAGTCGCGCATCCAGACGTACCCGTTCTGA